Proteins found in one Helicobacter sp. NHP19-003 genomic segment:
- a CDS encoding TerD family protein produces MAVSLVKGQKISLKKESGEKLSAFCVGANWGAISKKGWFGNNKTEAVDLDLSVGIFADQKFVDCVYYGKQAASGIKHSGDDRTGDVGGDDGLDNEVISIALDSLQPEITQLVFVLSSYTHIKFDAIPFASIRLYEGTPSQVRSIFATYNVANDATFAGKEAMILGKLYKHNGEWKFSAIGEPTADSKLEDLLSKSVPKYL; encoded by the coding sequence ATGGCGGTCAGTCTAGTTAAGGGACAGAAGATCTCGCTTAAAAAAGAGAGCGGGGAAAAGTTGAGTGCCTTTTGTGTGGGGGCAAATTGGGGGGCGATTAGCAAAAAGGGCTGGTTTGGCAACAACAAAACCGAAGCGGTGGATTTGGATTTGAGCGTGGGGATTTTTGCCGATCAAAAATTCGTGGATTGTGTGTACTATGGCAAACAGGCGGCAAGCGGGATTAAACACAGCGGGGATGACCGCACGGGCGATGTGGGGGGCGATGATGGCTTAGACAATGAGGTCATCAGCATTGCGCTAGACAGCCTACAGCCGGAAATCACGCAATTGGTCTTTGTGTTGAGTTCCTACACCCACATCAAATTTGACGCGATCCCCTTTGCAAGTATCCGCTTGTATGAAGGCACGCCTAGCCAAGTGCGCTCCATTTTTGCCACTTACAATGTGGCTAACGATGCCACTTTTGCGGGCAAAGAAGCCATGATTTTAGGCAAGCTCTACAAACACAATGGGGAGTGGAAGTTTAGCGCGATTGGCGAGCCCACCGCCGACTCCAAACTAGAGGACTTGTTGTCAAAATCTGTGCCAAAGTATCTATGA
- a CDS encoding XRE family transcriptional regulator, which translates to MLKEKLKQLRSANNLTQEELAIKCGVSLQSIKRYESEQKSNITLDTLEKLASALNTDLHFFTSTHHEMEDIIMVPYLKDIKVSVNKKSHNAETMTFLPQSKSFLIRRFGLTSTEHLGFVQAVGNSMEPRIKENDLLLFQSDGTRYEGAVYVVNLGGEYYIRRLSKRPEVYLISDNPVYKPIVVDNLNELTILGRVVGVLHTFNL; encoded by the coding sequence ATGCTAAAAGAAAAACTAAAACAGCTAAGAAGTGCCAACAACCTGACACAAGAGGAGCTTGCCATCAAGTGTGGCGTGAGTTTGCAGAGCATCAAGCGTTATGAAAGCGAGCAAAAGAGCAACATCACCCTAGATACCCTCGAAAAGCTCGCCAGTGCGTTAAACACCGACTTGCACTTTTTCACTTCCACGCACCACGAAATGGAAGACATCATCATGGTACCTTATCTCAAGGACATTAAAGTGAGCGTGAATAAAAAGTCCCACAACGCTGAAACCATGACCTTCCTGCCCCAAAGCAAGTCGTTTTTGATTCGGCGTTTTGGGCTCACTTCTACCGAGCATTTAGGTTTCGTGCAGGCGGTGGGCAATTCTATGGAGCCGCGCATTAAAGAGAACGACCTTTTGCTGTTCCAAAGCGATGGAACACGCTATGAGGGGGCAGTGTATGTGGTGAATTTGGGCGGAGAGTATTACATCCGCCGCCTAAGCAAACGCCCCGAGGTCTATTTAATCAGCGACAATCCCGTGTATAAACCCATTGTAGTGGATAACCTAAATGAGCTGACAATTTTAGGGCGTGTTGTGGGTGTGTTACACACCTTTAATCTTTAA
- the putP gene encoding sodium/proline symporter PutP, whose product MQISYQIVIVFVLYSLLMLAIGFYFYKNNETTEDYFLGDRSMGPVVSALSAGASDMSGWLLMGLPGALYVGGLINTHIAIGLTIGATINWMLVAKRLRVYTSVIDNSITIPDYFETRFSDDKHILRLISAVVILIFFTFYVSSGLVSGAKLFEATFGVKYNHALITGTLIIVTYTFLGGYKAVCWTDLIQGLLMMGALVAVPCMMLYHLGGFQESFSLIAQIKPSNLTFFEGSSIVAVISSLAWGLGYFGQPHILVRFMSIRSIKEIPQATSVGIAWMAISLAGSCLIGLLGVAYVAKFHLSLADPEKIFIHMSATLFNPWIGGVLLSAILAAVMSTASSQLLVSSSTIAEDFYSKIFNKEAPVKTVMVVSRASVLAVALIAFFISTDRDASVLKIVSYAWAGFGASFGTVILFSLFWARMTRLGAIGGMVFGASTVILYDKFGKGFLDIYEIVPGFLASSLAIVFLSLLSSVRPGTKDAFDLVMQEVKKGG is encoded by the coding sequence ATGCAGATCAGTTACCAAATTGTGATTGTTTTCGTTCTTTACTCGTTATTGATGCTCGCCATTGGGTTTTATTTTTATAAAAACAACGAGACCACAGAGGATTATTTCTTGGGAGATCGCTCGATGGGTCCTGTGGTGAGTGCTTTGAGTGCCGGGGCCAGCGATATGAGTGGGTGGCTTTTAATGGGCTTGCCCGGGGCATTGTATGTGGGCGGGCTCATCAACACCCACATCGCCATCGGTTTAACCATTGGAGCAACCATCAACTGGATGTTGGTGGCAAAACGCTTGCGGGTGTACACCAGCGTGATCGACAATTCGATCACCATCCCCGATTACTTTGAAACCCGCTTCAGCGATGACAAGCACATTTTGCGTTTGATCTCAGCCGTGGTGATCTTGATTTTCTTTACATTTTATGTGTCTTCAGGGCTCGTGAGCGGGGCAAAGCTCTTTGAAGCGACCTTTGGGGTGAAGTACAACCACGCGCTCATCACGGGGACTCTCATCATTGTTACCTACACCTTTTTGGGCGGGTATAAGGCGGTGTGTTGGACGGATTTAATCCAAGGGCTGTTGATGATGGGGGCGTTGGTGGCGGTGCCTTGTATGATGCTTTACCACTTGGGCGGGTTTCAAGAGAGTTTTAGCCTCATCGCCCAAATCAAGCCTAGCAACTTGACATTTTTTGAGGGCAGCTCTATTGTGGCGGTGATCTCTAGCTTGGCGTGGGGGCTTGGCTACTTCGGACAACCGCATATTTTGGTACGCTTCATGTCCATCCGCTCCATTAAAGAAATCCCCCAAGCCACAAGTGTGGGCATTGCATGGATGGCAATTAGTCTGGCCGGCTCTTGTTTGATTGGGTTGCTCGGCGTGGCGTATGTGGCGAAGTTTCACTTAAGCCTAGCCGACCCTGAAAAGATATTCATCCACATGAGCGCGACCTTGTTTAACCCGTGGATCGGTGGAGTGCTTTTGAGCGCAATTTTAGCCGCCGTGATGAGTACTGCTAGCTCACAACTCTTGGTCAGTTCCTCAACCATTGCTGAAGACTTTTACTCTAAGATTTTCAATAAAGAAGCCCCGGTAAAAACGGTGATGGTGGTGAGTCGGGCTTCGGTGTTGGCGGTGGCACTCATTGCCTTTTTTATCTCCACCGACCGCGATGCCAGCGTGCTTAAAATCGTGTCCTATGCGTGGGCGGGCTTTGGGGCGAGCTTTGGCACGGTGATTTTGTTCTCCCTGTTTTGGGCGCGCATGACAAGGCTTGGGGCAATTGGGGGGATGGTTTTTGGGGCAAGTACTGTGATTTTATACGATAAATTCGGCAAGGGTTTTTTAGACATTTACGAAATCGTGCCCGGCTTTTTAGCCAGCTCTTTGGCAATTGTATTTTTAAGTCTTTTAAGCTCGGTGCGCCCGGGGACTAAGGATGCTTTTGATTTGGTGATGCAAGAGGTCAAAAAAGGGGGCTAA
- a CDS encoding cytochrome c3 family protein, which translates to MGFLRTLQEKRFFLFWLFCGGCVLGVALTVFTVQAVEWTGDDKFCGMCHIMTPELDAYHLDKHGGHNRTGVKAECVDCHLPHDNIVHYFVEKTLLGIEDVYGNTMKNPRKFDWEMNRREAKDYVFDSGCLRCHTNLKDATQSNMKAFLPHRDYFAKLTKKHCVECHLDEVGHQNLGIHLRKFLKDDYKPSVRALISTSQK; encoded by the coding sequence ATGGGTTTTTTGCGTACATTGCAAGAAAAGCGTTTCTTTTTGTTTTGGCTCTTTTGCGGAGGGTGTGTGCTAGGCGTGGCGCTGACGGTCTTTACTGTGCAAGCAGTGGAGTGGACGGGGGACGATAAATTTTGTGGCATGTGCCACATCATGACTCCAGAGTTGGATGCCTATCATTTAGACAAGCATGGGGGACATAACCGCACCGGGGTGAAGGCAGAGTGTGTGGATTGCCACTTGCCGCATGACAACATCGTGCACTATTTCGTGGAAAAAACCTTGCTCGGGATTGAAGATGTTTATGGCAACACCATGAAAAACCCGCGCAAATTCGATTGGGAGATGAATCGCCGCGAGGCTAAAGATTATGTCTTTGACTCGGGCTGTTTGCGTTGCCACACTAACCTAAAAGATGCCACGCAATCTAACATGAAAGCCTTCTTGCCCCACAGGGATTACTTCGCCAAACTCACCAAAAAGCATTGCGTGGAATGCCACTTGGATGAGGTGGGACATCAAAACTTAGGCATACACCTAAGGAAGTTCTTAAAAGATGACTATAAACCAAGTGTGCGTGCCTTGATCAGCACGAGCCAAAAATAA
- a CDS encoding TerD family protein → MSVSLVKGGRVSLGKEKPGLSKIIVGLGWDVNNTDTGGDFDLDASVFLTASNGKVSDDANFVFYNNPKSKDGAVVHTGDNRTGAGEGDDEQIKVDLNHVDSGVQEIHIVVTIHEADSRKQNFGMVRHAFVRIVDESDNQEILRYDLEEDFSVETALMFGRLYRDGADWKFAAVGTGFKEGLAGFCKQFGVNV, encoded by the coding sequence ATGTCTGTCAGTTTAGTCAAAGGTGGGCGGGTATCCTTGGGCAAGGAAAAACCTGGATTGTCTAAGATCATTGTGGGGCTAGGTTGGGATGTGAACAACACAGACACCGGGGGAGATTTTGACCTAGACGCTTCGGTGTTCTTAACCGCAAGCAATGGCAAGGTGAGCGATGATGCCAACTTTGTGTTTTATAACAATCCCAAGAGCAAAGATGGGGCTGTGGTGCATACGGGCGACAACCGCACAGGAGCCGGAGAGGGCGATGATGAACAAATCAAGGTGGACTTAAACCATGTAGATAGTGGGGTGCAAGAAATCCACATTGTTGTAACGATCCACGAAGCCGACAGCCGCAAACAAAATTTTGGCATGGTGCGCCACGCCTTTGTACGGATTGTCGATGAGAGCGACAACCAAGAAATCTTGCGCTACGACTTAGAAGAGGATTTTTCGGTGGAAACGGCTTTGATGTTTGGCAGGCTGTATAGAGATGGAGCAGATTGGAAATTTGCCGCTGTGGGCACGGGCTTTAAAGAGGGCTTGGCGGGCTTTTGTAAGCAATTTGGGGTCAATGTCTAG
- a CDS encoding NAD+ synthase, whose product MRTELQSTPPTRGLDLPPNIIDTLVNFFQTQTTQRGFRRVVYGLSGGVDSAVVALLCQKVFQNNAHALLMPSLSTPSSALEHATELCKAFQIPVSHHPIAPHHALFKDRHKDANLIRQGNFCARLRMATLYDYALEHHALVIGTSNKSERLLGYGTIFGDLACAINPIGNLYKSQIYALARLLQVPENILNKPPSADFYAGQSDEGELGFSYAEIDPLLLAMEQNPHLDFNALVALGFAPKLVASVQERMAKNAFKLEMPTICAL is encoded by the coding sequence TTGAGGACTGAGCTCCAAAGCACCCCCCCCACAAGGGGGCTAGACCTGCCCCCTAACATCATAGACACCTTAGTGAACTTTTTTCAAACCCAAACCACGCAAAGGGGGTTTAGGCGGGTGGTCTATGGTCTGAGCGGAGGAGTGGATAGCGCAGTGGTGGCGCTTTTATGCCAAAAAGTGTTTCAAAACAACGCCCACGCCCTACTAATGCCATCCTTAAGCACTCCATCGAGCGCACTAGAACATGCCACAGAACTTTGCAAGGCGTTTCAGATCCCCGTTAGCCACCACCCCATAGCCCCCCACCACGCCCTTTTTAAAGATAGGCACAAAGACGCAAACTTGATCAGGCAGGGCAATTTTTGCGCTAGGTTACGCATGGCGACCCTGTACGACTACGCCTTAGAACACCACGCCCTAGTCATCGGTACGAGCAACAAGAGCGAAAGACTGCTTGGCTATGGGACGATTTTTGGAGATTTGGCATGCGCCATTAATCCCATAGGCAACTTATATAAGAGCCAAATTTACGCCTTAGCCCGTCTTTTACAAGTGCCTGAAAATATTCTAAACAAGCCCCCGAGTGCTGACTTTTACGCCGGGCAAAGCGATGAGGGTGAGCTGGGCTTTAGCTACGCTGAAATCGACCCCTTGCTTTTGGCAATGGAACAAAACCCTCATTTAGACTTCAATGCCCTTGTGGCTTTGGGCTTTGCGCCTAAGCTCGTTGCTAGTGTACAAGAGCGCATGGCAAAAAACGCTTTCAAGTTGGAAATGCCCACAATCTGCGCCCTATGA
- a CDS encoding tetraacyldisaccharide 4'-kinase: MTWLERYFYAPTLCQKALAYALSPLSFVYEKIATIKRQAAPLEDFKIPIISVGNLVAGGSGKTPFILALAQVLAPLYQTAVVSRGYGRASRGLVVVSEGGKVLVEQNMAGDEAFLLASKLDTCGVVVSEKRKEGVLEAKKMGAQVVLLDDGFRFNFKKLNILLKPQLQPYFDFCLPSGVYRESPKCYALADLVVQEGVDYTRHTQVLNPTERMLLVTAIANPTRLDPFLPPVVGRLYFKDHARFSLKRLEQAYTQHNATSLLVTAKDTVKLTNCPLPLSLLDLRLEIAPKILQSVLDYLAR; encoded by the coding sequence ATGACTTGGCTTGAGCGTTATTTTTACGCCCCCACTCTGTGCCAAAAAGCCCTAGCCTACGCCTTAAGCCCGCTGTCTTTCGTGTATGAAAAAATCGCCACGATCAAACGCCAAGCCGCCCCCCTTGAGGATTTCAAAATCCCCATTATCAGCGTGGGGAATTTGGTGGCAGGGGGCAGTGGCAAGACCCCTTTTATTTTGGCGTTGGCACAGGTGTTAGCCCCCCTTTATCAAACGGCGGTTGTTAGTCGGGGCTATGGGCGCGCTTCTAGGGGGCTTGTAGTGGTGAGCGAGGGAGGCAAGGTGTTGGTGGAGCAAAACATGGCGGGTGATGAGGCGTTTTTATTGGCAAGCAAGTTAGACACCTGTGGCGTGGTGGTGAGCGAAAAGCGCAAAGAGGGGGTGCTTGAGGCTAAGAAGATGGGCGCACAGGTGGTGCTCTTAGACGATGGGTTTCGCTTTAATTTTAAAAAACTCAACATTTTATTAAAGCCCCAGCTCCAGCCTTATTTTGACTTTTGTTTGCCTAGTGGGGTGTATCGAGAAAGTCCCAAATGTTACGCCCTAGCCGACCTTGTGGTGCAAGAAGGCGTGGACTACACAAGACACACACAGGTGTTAAACCCCACAGAGCGTATGCTCTTAGTTACAGCCATTGCCAACCCCACACGCCTAGATCCCTTTTTGCCCCCCGTTGTGGGCAGGCTTTACTTCAAAGACCACGCGAGATTTTCTTTAAAACGCCTAGAGCAAGCCTACACACAACACAACGCCACCTCTTTATTAGTTACGGCTAAAGACACAGTCAAGCTCACAAACTGCCCCCTGCCCTTAAGCCTTTTAGATTTAAGATTAGAGATTGCGCCCAAAATCCTCCAAAGTGTTTTAGATTATCTCGCCCGTTAG
- a CDS encoding multiheme c-type cytochrome yields the protein MRVSLARFLAFVLCLGWLSAHPPKGGTSIDNAMDTQLPLKTFRGMKAEAKGCIECHAKKNPGIVADWRMSQHAHAGVSCIDCHGVTKDSPMLTMDGHEGSKVPISVLVSTNTCAKCHEKEVTEFRHSGHVRGAVQIWAKANMRDLMVMVEGRNHPDLKHAPAATGCQQCHGSIIQLNKNHRPTPETWPTYGIGTAFPDGSVGNCASCHSAHKFSLEEARKPAACASCHLGPDHPDIEIYNNSMHGHVFNAEGAKWNFNSAPGTWKVPDFRAPTCATCHMSGNAKSAVTHNVSRRLKWNLFMPLSKLRTGGYETASDDFKYENKITIGNPLAGNPKGPEAARAEMKAGCVDCHNKQHVDNFFVMADKNIMLYNEYYQEAVKMRDELAKKHLLGKDMWSDDFQNTMYHMWHHEGRRMRQGGIMGAPDYSHWHGVFEVQQDIRKLRKIYAKRLKTNQIED from the coding sequence ATGCGTGTTAGCTTGGCTAGATTCTTGGCCTTTGTGTTGTGTTTAGGGTGGCTTAGCGCACACCCGCCCAAGGGAGGGACGAGCATAGACAATGCGATGGACACGCAACTGCCCCTAAAGACTTTCAGGGGTATGAAAGCGGAGGCAAAGGGCTGTATTGAGTGCCACGCCAAGAAAAATCCGGGCATTGTGGCGGATTGGAGAATGAGTCAACACGCCCATGCGGGGGTAAGTTGTATTGACTGCCACGGCGTTACCAAAGACAGCCCCATGCTCACGATGGATGGGCATGAGGGCTCTAAAGTGCCCATCTCTGTGCTGGTGTCCACCAACACTTGTGCCAAATGCCATGAAAAAGAAGTGACCGAGTTTCGCCACAGCGGACATGTGAGAGGAGCGGTGCAAATTTGGGCGAAGGCAAACATGCGCGATTTGATGGTGATGGTGGAGGGCAGAAACCACCCCGATTTAAAACACGCCCCCGCAGCTACAGGTTGCCAACAATGCCACGGCTCCATCATCCAGCTGAATAAAAACCACCGCCCCACCCCAGAAACTTGGCCCACCTATGGTATCGGCACCGCCTTCCCCGATGGCTCAGTGGGCAATTGCGCCAGCTGCCACAGCGCGCATAAATTCAGTCTAGAGGAAGCACGAAAACCTGCTGCATGCGCAAGCTGCCACTTAGGCCCTGATCACCCCGACATTGAAATTTACAACAACTCCATGCACGGGCATGTCTTCAACGCTGAGGGCGCAAAATGGAACTTTAACTCAGCCCCGGGAACTTGGAAAGTCCCCGACTTTAGAGCCCCCACTTGCGCTACATGCCACATGAGCGGAAACGCCAAAAGTGCTGTTACACACAATGTGAGCCGCCGCCTGAAATGGAATCTCTTCATGCCCCTTAGCAAACTGCGCACCGGGGGGTATGAAACCGCAAGCGATGACTTCAAATATGAAAATAAAATCACCATCGGCAACCCCTTAGCGGGCAATCCCAAGGGTCCCGAGGCGGCGCGCGCTGAGATGAAGGCGGGTTGTGTGGACTGCCACAACAAGCAACATGTCGACAACTTCTTTGTCATGGCGGATAAAAACATCATGCTCTACAACGAATATTACCAAGAGGCGGTTAAAATGCGTGATGAACTCGCCAAAAAACATCTACTAGGCAAAGACATGTGGAGCGATGATTTCCAAAACACGATGTACCACATGTGGCACCACGAGGGACGGCGCATGCGTCAAGGTGGCATCATGGGCGCGCCCGACTACTCACACTGGCATGGAGTCTTTGAGGTCCAACAAGACATTAGAAAGCTCAGAAAAATCTACGCCAAACGGCTCAAAACCAACCAAATTGAGGACTGA
- a CDS encoding proline dehydrogenase family protein: MPVQPDQEVIHSSLTLARTLQSRISDHLSLEERSFHNKMQKLLANAENKVMLIELLDRSFRCQDNHARFNLIEHTLKKYGIADFFSGFEKFLLFGFLSVGKLAPSVSVPFFVRKIRQDTQSLVLDENSDSLRDKIEKRQQAQITLNINLIGEEVLGESEASYRMHKYEEAIKSSYIEYISIKITTIFSQINILDFEQSKEEVVKRLDKLYGLALEEQEKQGMDKFINLDMEEYKDLELTVAAFKESISKFPLRAGIVLQAYIPESFGYLQDLVAFSKERVLSNLPPIKIRFVKGANMESEETIASMRGWPLPTFSRKQDTDSNYNKMLDYVLSDENYKYIHIGIASHNLFEIAYAYTRIHTLNDPIALDHFTFEMLEGMSLQASFELKEMHKLILYAPVCDEKHFNNAIAYLVRRLDENTAEDNFMKAFFNLKVDSPAWKDQEDRFLKSIAGIESLDNSPRRIQDRNTHQPAQSTYPNHAFKNESDTDFILRANRVWADQIVNKTKNAAIVELFPVIGRGYDKEGCKTLQVFDKIAHQKIATIAQANEVVMQQALESAKASTFGHQSFSQIHAILSKVAQNFRDRRGDLIGLSALEVGKTFTESDAEVSEAIDFLEFYPHSLQKLLEQHPEVRFKPKGVGVVIAPWNFPIGISAGTIAAPLAAGNSVIYKPSSLSAVVGYRLCECFWDAGVPRDALIYLPCKGEDVSKHLLKSPDIKFAVLTGSEDTAQRMLEASPTLALSAETGGKNATIVTKMADRDQAIRNVVHSAFSNSGQKCSATSLLILEEEVYNDPDFKRTLVDTTQSMSVGDPLALWNKIGTLADTPSPKVQKALEHIESHEEWAIKPEFLNDNVYLMKPCIKYGTKKGDYTHMTELFVPYLSVMKAKDLKEAIEIANATGYGLTGALESLDEREWDYYINHIEVGNLYINKPTTGAIVLRQPFGGVKKSAVGLGRKVGIYNYITQFVHIEEIPTENTHSGNTPFIQALESFNQHHSDTLKEIVQMARNYAHYHATEFSQKKDFVQIRGEENWFTYTKVSSIGYRMRPEDSLIDIFSVLMAAAVCQIPLTISLVSKTDNPHAPLLLECIDYLKHHFAPSVVYESLEEFSAKLGNFGRVRYFGQELDTLYESSSALGIVVASAKALCCGRFELLNYHLEKSISISYHRYGNLGARGLKAKAHAE, translated from the coding sequence ATGCCAGTCCAACCCGATCAGGAAGTGATCCACTCCAGCCTCACCCTAGCCCGTACCTTGCAAAGTAGAATCAGCGACCACTTGAGCCTAGAAGAGCGCTCGTTTCACAACAAGATGCAAAAGCTCTTAGCCAATGCCGAGAATAAAGTCATGTTGATTGAATTGCTCGATCGTTCTTTCCGCTGTCAGGACAACCATGCCCGTTTTAACTTGATCGAGCACACCCTCAAAAAATACGGCATTGCTGACTTTTTTAGCGGCTTTGAAAAGTTTTTGCTCTTTGGTTTTTTGAGCGTGGGTAAGCTCGCGCCTTCCGTGAGTGTGCCTTTCTTTGTGCGTAAAATCCGCCAAGACACCCAAAGTTTGGTCCTAGATGAGAACAGCGATAGCTTGCGGGATAAAATTGAAAAACGACAACAGGCCCAAATCACGCTCAACATCAATTTAATCGGGGAGGAAGTGTTGGGCGAATCTGAGGCATCTTATCGCATGCACAAATACGAGGAAGCGATCAAGTCCAGCTACATTGAGTACATTTCTATTAAGATCACCACGATTTTCTCCCAAATCAACATCTTGGACTTTGAGCAATCCAAAGAGGAAGTCGTCAAAAGGTTAGACAAACTCTATGGCCTTGCCCTTGAAGAGCAAGAAAAACAGGGCATGGATAAATTCATCAACCTAGACATGGAGGAGTATAAAGACTTAGAACTCACCGTGGCGGCGTTCAAAGAGTCCATCTCTAAATTCCCCTTAAGGGCAGGTATAGTCCTACAAGCCTATATCCCCGAATCTTTTGGATATTTGCAAGACTTGGTTGCCTTTTCTAAAGAGAGGGTTTTGAGCAATTTGCCCCCCATTAAAATCCGCTTTGTCAAGGGTGCAAACATGGAAAGCGAGGAAACCATTGCATCCATGCGGGGGTGGCCGCTCCCCACTTTCAGCCGCAAACAAGACACCGACTCCAACTACAATAAGATGTTAGATTATGTGTTGAGCGATGAGAATTACAAATACATCCACATCGGGATCGCTTCACACAATCTTTTTGAGATCGCCTACGCCTACACAAGAATCCACACCCTAAACGACCCCATCGCTTTAGACCACTTCACCTTTGAAATGCTCGAGGGCATGAGCTTGCAGGCCAGCTTTGAGCTCAAGGAAATGCATAAACTCATCTTATACGCCCCCGTGTGCGATGAAAAGCACTTCAACAACGCCATCGCCTATTTAGTGCGCCGTTTGGACGAAAACACTGCAGAAGACAATTTCATGAAAGCGTTCTTTAATTTAAAAGTCGACTCGCCTGCCTGGAAGGATCAAGAGGATCGCTTTTTAAAAAGCATTGCGGGTATCGAGAGTTTAGACAACAGCCCCAGACGCATACAAGATCGCAACACCCATCAGCCCGCGCAAAGCACCTACCCCAACCACGCTTTTAAAAACGAGAGCGACACGGATTTTATCCTAAGAGCCAATCGCGTGTGGGCGGATCAAATCGTCAACAAGACGAAAAACGCCGCCATTGTGGAGCTCTTCCCTGTGATCGGGCGTGGCTATGACAAGGAGGGCTGTAAAACTTTGCAAGTCTTTGACAAAATCGCCCACCAAAAAATCGCCACCATCGCCCAAGCCAATGAAGTGGTGATGCAACAAGCTCTAGAATCTGCCAAAGCTAGTACCTTCGGGCACCAGAGCTTTAGCCAAATCCACGCCATTTTAAGCAAGGTGGCACAAAATTTTAGGGACAGGCGGGGGGATTTGATCGGGCTTAGTGCGTTAGAAGTGGGTAAAACTTTTACAGAGAGCGATGCTGAGGTGAGCGAAGCGATCGACTTTTTGGAGTTTTACCCCCACAGCCTGCAAAAACTTTTAGAGCAGCACCCTGAAGTGCGCTTTAAACCTAAGGGCGTGGGCGTGGTGATCGCCCCGTGGAACTTCCCCATTGGCATCTCCGCAGGCACCATTGCCGCCCCTTTAGCAGCGGGCAATAGCGTGATTTACAAACCCTCCAGCCTTAGTGCGGTGGTGGGTTACCGCCTGTGTGAGTGCTTTTGGGATGCGGGCGTGCCAAGAGATGCCCTGATTTACTTGCCCTGCAAAGGCGAAGATGTCAGCAAACATCTTTTAAAAAGCCCAGACATCAAATTTGCAGTCCTCACTGGCTCGGAGGACACCGCACAGCGCATGCTAGAGGCGAGCCCCACTTTGGCGCTGAGTGCTGAAACGGGAGGCAAAAACGCCACGATCGTGACCAAGATGGCAGACAGAGATCAAGCGATCCGCAATGTCGTACACTCTGCTTTTAGCAATTCGGGGCAAAAATGCTCGGCGACTTCGCTCTTAATTTTAGAGGAGGAAGTCTACAATGACCCCGACTTTAAGCGCACTCTCGTAGACACAACTCAGTCTATGAGTGTGGGCGATCCTTTGGCATTGTGGAATAAAATCGGGACTCTCGCCGACACGCCCAGCCCCAAAGTGCAAAAAGCTTTGGAGCACATCGAATCGCACGAAGAGTGGGCAATCAAGCCTGAGTTTTTGAACGACAATGTCTATTTAATGAAACCTTGCATTAAGTATGGGACCAAAAAAGGCGACTACACCCACATGACCGAGCTGTTTGTGCCTTATTTGTCTGTGATGAAAGCCAAAGACTTAAAAGAGGCGATAGAGATCGCCAATGCTACAGGCTATGGCCTCACGGGGGCTTTGGAATCCTTAGATGAAAGGGAATGGGACTATTACATCAACCACATTGAAGTGGGCAATCTTTACATCAACAAGCCCACAACAGGGGCGATTGTCTTGCGCCAGCCCTTTGGCGGGGTGAAAAAATCGGCGGTGGGTTTAGGGCGCAAGGTAGGGATTTACAACTACATCACGCAATTTGTCCACATTGAGGAAATCCCCACAGAGAACACCCATAGTGGGAACACGCCCTTCATCCAAGCCCTAGAGTCTTTCAACCAGCACCACAGCGACACACTTAAAGAAATCGTGCAAATGGCACGCAACTACGCCCACTACCACGCCACAGAGTTTAGCCAAAAGAAGGACTTCGTACAGATTAGAGGTGAGGAAAATTGGTTCACCTACACTAAAGTGTCTAGCATTGGTTATCGTATGCGTCCAGAGGATAGCCTCATCGACATTTTTAGTGTGCTGATGGCGGCGGCCGTGTGCCAAATCCCGCTCACCATTAGCTTGGTGAGCAAAACCGACAACCCCCACGCCCCGCTCTTGCTGGAGTGTATCGACTATCTCAAACACCACTTTGCCCCCAGCGTGGTTTATGAAAGTTTGGAGGAATTTAGCGCAAAACTTGGCAATTTTGGACGGGTGCGCTACTTTGGCCAAGAATTAGACACACTCTATGAATCCAGCAGTGCCTTAGGGATTGTGGTGGCAAGTGCTAAGGCCCTGTGTTGTGGGCGCTTTGAGCTCTTAAATTACCACTTGGAAAAGTCCATCAGCATTTCCTACCACCGCTATGGCAATTTGGGCGCAAGGGGGCTTAAAGCCAAAGCACACGCAGAATAA